From one Lycium ferocissimum isolate CSIRO_LF1 chromosome 7, AGI_CSIRO_Lferr_CH_V1, whole genome shotgun sequence genomic stretch:
- the LOC132062649 gene encoding cyclin-U2-1, protein MALATTNSNISPRKLRDDLYFYSYQQDSNIPLVISVLASLIERNLARNERIAKSCTWALSKNVRTRVFDCHETPDMTIQSYLERIFRYTRAGPSVYVVAYVYIDRFCQLYPEFRISQRNVHRLLITTIMVASKYVEDMNYRNSYFARVGGLTTNEMNKLEMEFLFLMGFKFHVNVSVFESYCCHLEREVSIGGGYEIERTLRCAEEIKSKQIEERSCTQITRVLL, encoded by the exons atggcCTTAGCTACTACAAACTCCAACATATCACCAAGAAAACTAAGGGATGATCTTTATTTTTACTCTTATCAACAAGACTCAAACATCCCATTAGTGATCTCAGTTCTTGCTTCTCTAATTGAGAGGAATTTGGCTAGGAATGAAAGAATAGCGAAAAGTTGTACATGGGCATTGTCTAAAAATGTAAGAACAAGAGTATTTGATTGCCATGAAACACCAGACATGACAATACAATCTTATTTAGAGAGAATTTTTAGGTACACAAGAGCTGGACCATCAGTCTATGTGGttgcttatgtatatattgatAGATTCTGTCAACTCTATCCTGAGTTCAGAATTAGTCAAAGAAATGTACATAGGCTTCTCATTACTACTATCATGGTTGCTTCCAAGTATGTTGAAGACAT GAACTATAGGAATTCTTATTTTGCAAGAGTGGGAGGATTGACAACAAATGAAATGAATAAGTTGGAGATggaatttttgttcttgatgGGGTTCAAGTTTCATGTGAATGTGAGTGTTTTTGAGAGCTATTGTTGCCACTTGGAAAGGGAAGTGAGCATTGGAGGAGGCTATGAAATTGAGAGGACATTAAGGTGTGCTGAGGAaatcaaatcaaaacaaatagAAGAAAGAAGTTGTACCCAGATCACTAGAGTTTTGTTGTAA
- the LOC132062650 gene encoding COBRA-like protein 4 isoform X1, translated as MESKIFWNLYAFMLLVLCSGAAAYDALDPKGNITIKWDVLSWTPDGYVAVVTMNNFQMYRPIMSPGWTLGWTWAKNEVIWAMSGAQATYQGDCSKFRSNIPHSCEKNPAIVDLLPNTPYNQQVANCCKGGVLASRGKDPSASLSAFQISVGAAGTTDKTVKLPKNFTLVAPVTWRVICTYSQFLASPIPTCCVSLSSFHNRSITPCPSCSCGCQNSSNCIVKTPSGKGISVLNKVNEAVLQCTKHMCPINVHWHVKSNYKKYWRVKITITNFNYRFNYTQWTLVVQHPNLNNATQVSSFLYKPLMPNPSTNDTALFYGRESYNDILMQAGPKGNVHSDLTLQKDGKTIALKKGWAFPRRVYFNGNLCVMPSPESYPYLPNSAGTR; from the exons ATGGAGTCCAAGATCTTTTGGAACTTATATGCCTTTATGCTTCTTGTGCTATGTTCTGGTGCAG CTGCTTATGACGCATTGGATCCGAAAGGAAACATAACAATCAAATGGGATGTGCTTTCTTGGACCCCTGATGGTTATGTG GCAGTGGTGACAATGAACAATTTCCAAATGTATCGTCCGATAATGAGCCCTGGATGGACTTTAGGATGGACATGGGCAAAGAATGAGGTAATTTGGGCCATGTCGGGAGCACAAGCTACTTATCAAGGGGACTGTTCAAAGTTTAGATCCAACATTCCTCATAGCTGTGAGAAAAATCCTGCAATTGTTGATTTGCTGCCAAATACCCCTTATAATCAGCAAGTTGCTAATTGCTGCAAGGGTGGCGTTTTAGCATCGAGGGGAAAGGACCCTTCTGCTTCTCTCTCTGCATTTCAGATTAGCGTTGGCGCTGCTGGGACTACAGATAAAACAGTGAAACTTCCCAAAAATTTCACTTTGGTGGCTCCAG TGACATGGAGAGTGATTTGCACTTATTCTCAGTTCTTAGCCTCTCCGATACCAACATGTTGTGTCTCCTTGTCTTCTTTTCACAATCGAAGTATCACCCCTTGCCCTTCCTGTTCTTGTGGTTGCCAAAACAGTAGCAACTGTATCGT GAAGACACCGAGTGGAAAAGGAATAAGTGTGCTAAATAAAGTAAATGAGGCAGTGCTGCAATGCACAAAACACATGTGCCCTATCAATGTGCATTGGCATGTTAAATCAAACTACAAGAAGTATTGGAGAGTGAAGATCACCATCACAAACTTCAACTATCGATTCAACTATACACAATGGACACTCGTCGTTCAACATCCAAACCTCAACAATGCTACTCAAGTTTCTAGCTTTTTGTACAAGCCTCTCATGCCCAACCCATCAACCA ATGATACTGCCTTGTTTTATGGAAGAGAATCATATAATGATATCCTGATGCAAGCTGGACCAAAAGGAAATGTCCACTCAGATCTAACACTTCAGAAGGATGGAAAAACAATTGCACTAAAGAAAGGATGGGCTTTCCCTCGGAGGGTCTACTTCAATGGCAATCTCTGTGTGATGCCATCTCCTGAATCTTATCCATATCTTCCAAACTCTGCTGGCACCAGATAA
- the LOC132062650 gene encoding COBRA-like protein 4 isoform X2 encodes MESKIFWNLYAFMLLVLCSGAAAYDALDPKGNITIKWDVLSWTPDGYVAVVTMNNFQMYRPIMSPGWTLGWTWAKNEVIWAMSGAQATYQGDCSKFRSNIPHSCEKNPAIVDLLPNTPYNQQVANCCKGGVLASRGKDPSASLSAFQISVGAAGTTDKTVKLPKNFTLVAPGGGYICGPAKIIRPTFFITPDGRRVTRALMTWRVICTYSQFLASPIPTCCVSLSSFHNRSITPCPSCSCGCQNSSNCIVKTPSGKGISVLNKVNEAVLQCTKHMCPINVHWHVKSNYKKYWRVKITITNFNYRFNYTQWTLVVQHPNLNNATQVSSFLYKPLMPNPSTNDTALFYGRESYNDILMQAGPKGNVHSDLTLQKDGKTIALKKGWAFPRRVYFNGNLCVMPSPESYPYLPNSAGTR; translated from the exons ATGGAGTCCAAGATCTTTTGGAACTTATATGCCTTTATGCTTCTTGTGCTATGTTCTGGTGCAG CTGCTTATGACGCATTGGATCCGAAAGGAAACATAACAATCAAATGGGATGTGCTTTCTTGGACCCCTGATGGTTATGTG GCAGTGGTGACAATGAACAATTTCCAAATGTATCGTCCGATAATGAGCCCTGGATGGACTTTAGGATGGACATGGGCAAAGAATGAGGTAATTTGGGCCATGTCGGGAGCACAAGCTACTTATCAAGGGGACTGTTCAAAGTTTAGATCCAACATTCCTCATAGCTGTGAGAAAAATCCTGCAATTGTTGATTTGCTGCCAAATACCCCTTATAATCAGCAAGTTGCTAATTGCTGCAAGGGTGGCGTTTTAGCATCGAGGGGAAAGGACCCTTCTGCTTCTCTCTCTGCATTTCAGATTAGCGTTGGCGCTGCTGGGACTACAGATAAAACAGTGAAACTTCCCAAAAATTTCACTTTGGTGGCTCCAGGTGGTGGCTATATTTGTGGTCCTGCAAAAATTATCCGTCCCACTTTTTTCATCACGCCTGATGGTCGACGAGTAACAAGGGCTTTGA TGACATGGAGAGTGATTTGCACTTATTCTCAGTTCTTAGCCTCTCCGATACCAACATGTTGTGTCTCCTTGTCTTCTTTTCACAATCGAAGTATCACCCCTTGCCCTTCCTGTTCTTGTGGTTGCCAAAACAGTAGCAACTGTATCGT GAAGACACCGAGTGGAAAAGGAATAAGTGTGCTAAATAAAGTAAATGAGGCAGTGCTGCAATGCACAAAACACATGTGCCCTATCAATGTGCATTGGCATGTTAAATCAAACTACAAGAAGTATTGGAGAGTGAAGATCACCATCACAAACTTCAACTATCGATTCAACTATACACAATGGACACTCGTCGTTCAACATCCAAACCTCAACAATGCTACTCAAGTTTCTAGCTTTTTGTACAAGCCTCTCATGCCCAACCCATCAACCA ATGATACTGCCTTGTTTTATGGAAGAGAATCATATAATGATATCCTGATGCAAGCTGGACCAAAAGGAAATGTCCACTCAGATCTAACACTTCAGAAGGATGGAAAAACAATTGCACTAAAGAAAGGATGGGCTTTCCCTCGGAGGGTCTACTTCAATGGCAATCTCTGTGTGATGCCATCTCCTGAATCTTATCCATATCTTCCAAACTCTGCTGGCACCAGATAA